Proteins from a genomic interval of Panthera tigris isolate Pti1 chromosome A2, P.tigris_Pti1_mat1.1, whole genome shotgun sequence:
- the ZNRF4 gene encoding E3 ubiquitin-protein ligase ZNRF4 produces MALLAPSGAVVRAVRPGNASSLDFADPPALCGVPLAPEGVRGYLTEAEPADARRPLEGPRPGNGSLGATALIRPYDCAFDLKALRAQRAGFEAAVVRNARSDELVRTAPGFEGPRRQIAVPSVFVGEAASRDLRLIVRRDRSAHVLRLPDYPPCPSPDRHPVPAASWVLGRALALLTSAVFVLRRLWAWLGARGPREPAAQTQARRKARVRTFTRRNDLCAICLDEYEEGDRLKILPCSHTYHCKCIDPWFAQAARRSCPVCQRSLAGTEDGSDSTVESLGDEDPSLPGHRPPLWAVQARLRSRRLRLLARASSHGRTEATAPPERPPEPP; encoded by the coding sequence ATGGCCCTGCTGGCGCCCTCGGGGGCGGTGGTGCGGGCCGTGCGGCCCGGCAACGCCAGCAGCCTGGACTTCGCGGACCCGCCGGCCCTGTGTGGGGTGCCCCTGGCCCCCGAGGGCGTGCGGGGCTACCTGACGGAGGCCGAGCCGGCCGACGCGCGCCGCCCCCTCGAGGGCCCGCGGCCCGGCAACGGCTCGCTGGGCGCCACCGCGCTGATCCGCCCATACGACTGCGCGTTCGACCTCAAGGCGCTGCGCGCGCAGCGGGCCGGCTTCGAGGCGGCCGTCGTGCGCAACGCGCGCTCCGACGAGCTGGTGCGCACGGCGCCCGGGTTCGAGGGGCCGCGACGCCAGATCGCCGTCCCCTCGGTGTTCGTGGGCGAGGCCGCCTCGCGGGACCTGCGGCTCATCGTGCGCCGCGACAGGTCGGCCCACGTCCTCCGGCTGCCCGACTACCCGCCGTGCCCCAGCCCGGACCGCCACCCCGTGCCGGCCGCGTCCTGGGTGCTGGGCCGCGCCCTGGCCCTGCTCACGTCCGCCGTCTTCGTCCTGCGACGGCTGTGGGCCTGGCTGGGGGCCCGGGGGCCCCGGGAGCCGGCGGCCCAGACGCAGGCCCGCCGGAAGGCCCGGGTCCGCACCTTCACGCGGAGGAACGACCTGTGTGCCATCTGCCTGGACGAGTACGAGGAGGGCGACCGGCTCAAGATCCTGCCCTGCTCCCACACCTATCACTGCAAGTGCATCGACCCCTGGTTCGCCCAGGCCGCCCGCCGCTCCTGCCCCGTGTGCCAGCGGTCGCTGGCCGGCACGGAGGACGGCTCCGACTCCACCGTCGAGAGCTTGGGCGACGAGGACCCCTCGCTGCCCGGCCACCGGCCCCCGCTCTGGGCCGTCCAGGCCCGGCTGCGCTCGCGGAGGCTGCGGCTGCTGGCCCGAGCCAGCTCGCACGGCCGCACCGAGGCCACTGCGCCCCCGGAGAGGCCCCCAGAGCCGCCGTGA